The Sorangiineae bacterium MSr11367 genome window below encodes:
- a CDS encoding DUF4255 domain-containing protein: MSDAQAIYAVTATLKRMLEKDEELKELLGSQVVTVRPPDKARDSEPTKNQINLFLYGVTFNAAYRNMDMPDRGRSGEAATPPLALDLHYLLTAYGEEDDRGEPKSHAMLSRAMLVFHETPVLAREAIQNNSDSNLNRQIERVRITPQTLTIEDLYKLWTTFQAPYRVSTAYQVSVVLIEGEATGRRPLPVLRRGKLDRGWPATAAAPPVLSGVRLPLGQPGARLRDRVFLLGTALEGVNREVRFTHGRFGERPTLKVGADATATTLPVTLDETPGPWWTGIYSVSVRYPPPIENDIARTTNEVALVVIPTVTNIAKVTGPNGPALRVECSPPIAPNQRAIVLLDDHEFPATGSNSVQNRVQIDLGELAAGTYVVRLRVDGVDSSPVDIDAVTGLPEFSPKQTVTLP, from the coding sequence ATGAGCGACGCACAAGCCATCTACGCGGTGACCGCGACGCTGAAGCGCATGCTCGAGAAGGACGAGGAACTCAAGGAGCTGCTCGGCAGTCAGGTCGTCACCGTGCGACCACCGGACAAAGCACGCGACAGCGAGCCTACGAAAAACCAGATCAACCTGTTCCTCTACGGTGTGACCTTCAACGCGGCGTATCGAAACATGGATATGCCCGACCGCGGACGCTCGGGTGAGGCGGCGACGCCGCCGCTCGCCCTCGATCTGCACTACTTGTTGACGGCCTACGGCGAGGAAGACGATCGCGGCGAGCCAAAGAGTCACGCCATGCTCTCGCGCGCGATGCTGGTCTTTCACGAGACTCCCGTACTCGCGCGCGAAGCGATTCAAAATAATTCCGACAGCAACCTGAATCGCCAAATCGAACGAGTCCGCATTACGCCTCAGACGCTGACCATCGAAGACCTTTATAAATTGTGGACGACGTTTCAAGCGCCGTATCGTGTATCGACCGCCTACCAAGTGTCGGTCGTACTCATCGAGGGCGAGGCCACCGGCCGCAGGCCTCTCCCGGTATTGCGGCGCGGGAAGCTCGATCGCGGCTGGCCGGCCACCGCCGCGGCGCCGCCGGTCCTCTCCGGTGTCCGCTTGCCGCTGGGGCAGCCCGGGGCTCGATTGCGTGACCGCGTTTTCCTGCTCGGAACGGCGCTCGAGGGCGTGAATCGCGAGGTCCGCTTCACGCATGGACGCTTCGGTGAGCGGCCGACGCTGAAGGTCGGCGCGGACGCGACGGCGACGACGCTTCCCGTCACCCTCGACGAGACACCCGGACCGTGGTGGACGGGAATCTATTCGGTCTCGGTGCGGTATCCGCCTCCGATCGAGAACGACATTGCGCGCACGACCAACGAGGTTGCGCTCGTGGTTATCCCGACGGTCACCAACATTGCGAAGGTGACCGGCCCGAATGGCCCGGCGCTGCGCGTCGAGTGCAGTCCGCCCATCGCGCCGAACCAGCGCGCCATTGTCTTGCTGGATGACCACGAGTTTCCCGCCACCGGATCGAACTCGGTGCAAAATCGCGTCCAGATCGATCTCGGTGAGCTCGCAGCTGGCACGTACGTGGTTCGCCTGCGCGTGGACGGCGTGGACTCGAGCCCGGTCGACATCGACGCCGTCACTGGCCTACCCGAGTTTTCCCCCAAGCAAACGGTGACCCTACCATGA
- a CDS encoding phage tail protein, translating to MAQFSVNAQRFDPYKNFKFRIKWDGRFVAGISKVSALKRTTEVVKHREGGDPSTTRKSAGRTEYEAITLERGVTHDPDFEQWANKVWALRAGDGNEVSLKDFRKDLILEVYNEAGQLAIAYQIFRCWVSEYQAVPDLDANANAVAIQHIKLENEGWIRDPSVREPTEKAITP from the coding sequence ATGGCTCAGTTCAGCGTGAATGCACAACGGTTCGACCCGTACAAGAACTTCAAATTCCGAATCAAGTGGGATGGCCGCTTCGTGGCCGGCATCAGCAAGGTCAGCGCGTTGAAGCGCACGACCGAGGTGGTGAAGCATCGCGAGGGCGGCGACCCGAGCACGACGCGTAAATCGGCAGGTCGCACGGAGTACGAAGCCATCACGCTCGAGCGTGGGGTGACGCACGATCCGGACTTCGAGCAGTGGGCGAACAAGGTTTGGGCGCTTCGGGCCGGTGACGGGAACGAAGTGTCGCTCAAAGATTTTCGCAAGGATTTGATCCTCGAAGTCTACAACGAGGCTGGGCAGCTCGCGATCGCGTATCAAATCTTCCGCTGCTGGGTCTCGGAGTACCAGGCCGTTCCCGACTTGGACGCGAATGCCAATGCGGTAGCGATTCAGCACATCAAACTGGAGAACGAAGGCTGGATTCGCGATCCGAGCGTTCGTGAGCCCACGGAAAAAGCGATTACGCCCTAA
- a CDS encoding phage tail sheath subtilisin-like domain-containing protein, producing the protein MPVQPTYPGVYIEEISSGVRTITGVSTSIAAFIGWAPKGPTDRAVLVTSFAEYVAAFDGLHADSYLGYAVQSFFVNGGQQAYIVRLVSSGTAKKGEVALPGEEGKSLSLEARSEGEWSKQYGVTSKKTASSRFQLAVHVKPKDGKPVTRVEVFDNLSLDKNDPRYVVSVLEGQSEFVRVKATSTPAIPNDKEEPAFLAGGADGDVLSPDGATSGAFMTALNVRREDGKGGLALLDAVDLFNLLCVPGLSAQEGTAPLEAYCVVRRAFLIVDAGKDASRTDIGGQVEAFGKVNNHAAVYFPWISAPDPLGTVPKDLPPSGFVAGIFARTDGSRGVWKAPAGTEASLVGALGVKSKLTDFQNGLLNPKAVNCIRNFPVYGTVLWGARTVGGADNSGDSDWKYVPVRRTALFIEETLFRALKWVVFEPNDEPLWAQIRLNVGAFMHDLFRQGAFQGSSPQEAYFVKCDKETTTQSDINKGIVNVVVGFAALKPAEFVVVTIQQLAGQIAT; encoded by the coding sequence ATGCCGGTGCAGCCGACTTATCCGGGAGTGTACATCGAAGAGATCTCGAGTGGGGTGCGTACGATCACCGGCGTCTCCACATCCATTGCTGCATTCATCGGGTGGGCACCCAAGGGGCCAACCGATCGCGCGGTCTTGGTAACGAGTTTTGCCGAATACGTGGCCGCGTTCGATGGGCTCCACGCGGATTCGTATTTGGGATACGCGGTTCAAAGCTTCTTCGTGAACGGAGGGCAGCAGGCGTACATCGTGCGGCTCGTCTCCTCCGGTACGGCGAAGAAGGGGGAGGTCGCCCTGCCGGGCGAGGAGGGGAAATCACTTTCGCTCGAAGCACGATCCGAGGGAGAGTGGTCGAAGCAGTACGGCGTGACGAGCAAGAAGACCGCGAGCAGCCGGTTTCAGCTTGCCGTGCACGTCAAGCCGAAGGACGGCAAGCCCGTCACCAGGGTCGAGGTTTTCGACAATCTGTCCCTCGATAAGAACGATCCCCGCTACGTGGTCTCGGTTTTGGAAGGCCAATCGGAGTTCGTTCGGGTGAAGGCGACGTCGACGCCGGCGATACCCAACGATAAGGAAGAGCCGGCGTTTCTCGCGGGCGGAGCCGATGGCGACGTTCTCTCTCCCGATGGGGCGACATCGGGCGCGTTCATGACAGCGCTCAACGTCCGCCGCGAAGATGGCAAAGGCGGTCTGGCACTGCTCGACGCCGTGGACCTGTTCAATCTCTTGTGTGTGCCCGGTCTCAGCGCACAAGAGGGGACAGCACCGCTGGAAGCGTATTGCGTCGTGAGGCGCGCATTCTTGATTGTCGACGCCGGAAAGGACGCCTCGAGGACCGACATTGGGGGCCAGGTCGAGGCCTTCGGTAAGGTCAATAACCACGCGGCCGTGTACTTCCCATGGATCAGTGCGCCCGATCCTCTGGGTACGGTACCTAAGGACTTGCCACCGTCCGGATTCGTGGCGGGGATTTTCGCGCGGACGGATGGCAGCCGCGGGGTGTGGAAGGCGCCGGCTGGAACGGAGGCGTCGCTGGTCGGTGCGCTGGGCGTGAAGTCGAAGCTCACGGACTTCCAAAACGGCCTTCTCAACCCCAAAGCCGTAAACTGCATTCGGAACTTTCCCGTCTACGGTACGGTGCTCTGGGGAGCGCGCACGGTGGGGGGAGCCGACAATAGCGGCGATTCCGACTGGAAGTACGTTCCCGTTCGGCGCACGGCGCTCTTCATCGAGGAGACGTTGTTTCGAGCGCTGAAATGGGTGGTCTTCGAGCCCAACGACGAGCCGCTGTGGGCGCAAATTCGGCTCAACGTCGGGGCGTTCATGCACGATCTCTTTCGACAGGGGGCCTTCCAAGGATCTTCGCCGCAGGAAGCGTACTTCGTCAAATGCGACAAGGAAACGACGACCCAGAGCGACATCAACAAAGGGATCGTCAACGTGGTCGTGGGCTTCGCCGCGCTGAAGCCCGCGGAGTTCGTGGTCGTCACGATTCAGCAGCTCGCTGGACAAATCGCGACATAG
- a CDS encoding phage tail protein translates to MAQFSVNAQRFDPYKNFKFRIKWDGHYVAGVSKVSALKRTTEVVKHREGGDPSSSRKSPGRTEYDAITLERGVTHDPDFEQWANKVWALRAGDGNEVSLKDFRKDLILEVYNEAGQLAISYQIFRCWVSEFQAIPDLDANANAVAIQHIKLEHEGWSRDPSVREPTEKAITP, encoded by the coding sequence ATGGCCCAGTTCAGTGTGAATGCGCAACGTTTCGATCCGTACAAGAACTTCAAATTTCGGATCAAATGGGACGGCCACTACGTTGCCGGAGTGAGCAAGGTGAGCGCGTTGAAGCGCACCACCGAGGTCGTGAAGCACCGCGAAGGCGGCGACCCGAGCAGCAGCCGGAAATCACCCGGGCGCACGGAGTACGACGCGATCACGCTCGAGCGTGGGGTGACCCACGATCCCGACTTCGAGCAGTGGGCGAACAAGGTTTGGGCGCTTCGCGCCGGAGACGGAAACGAAGTGTCGCTCAAGGATTTTCGCAAGGATCTGATCCTCGAGGTTTACAACGAGGCGGGGCAGCTGGCGATCTCGTATCAGATCTTCCGCTGCTGGGTGTCGGAGTTCCAAGCGATACCGGATCTGGACGCGAACGCGAATGCCGTCGCCATTCAGCACATCAAACTGGAGCACGAGGGGTGGAGCCGTGACCCGAGCGTCCGCGAACCCACGGAAAAGGCGATCACGCCGTAG
- a CDS encoding phage tail sheath subtilisin-like domain-containing protein — protein MAVSVSYPGVYVQEISSGVRTITGVATSIAAFAGWAPTGPNVATLVTSWNDFVEQFGGLDSRSYLGYAVSHFFSNGGQLAYIVRLVSTVAADAGQVGDLQLEVGETNGEKRFIELRTRREGTWSSEYGAALTVTDDRFQIVVSQKGAKKDELVPVESFVGLSTKQDDERYVLNVLNAQSKLLQMDEPDPKKDPLPVPTKPVAFTPFAHGRDAKVLDPDPNGADKGKAFVDALNANRTQGGGGLVLLDDVDLFNLLSVPGLQDTAAIQLLSAYCHQRRALLLVDAKKAATITTVPTDAGDLHTSDSSYAALYFPWITAPDPAADNRLRAFPPSGFVAGIYARTDAGRGVWKAPAGTEATLVGASRVTTTMTDVENGLLNPKGVNCIRDFSGYGTVVWGARTLDGNDEIGSEWKYVPVRRTALFIEETLYRALKWVVFEPNDEPLWAQIRLNVGAFMNDLFRQGAFQGTTPKDAYFVKCDKETTTQSDINKGIVNVVVGFAPLKPAEFVIVRIQQIAGPIATA, from the coding sequence ATGGCGGTGAGTGTCAGTTATCCCGGAGTGTACGTTCAGGAGATTTCGAGCGGCGTTCGCACGATCACCGGTGTGGCAACCTCGATTGCCGCTTTCGCTGGCTGGGCGCCCACCGGGCCGAATGTTGCGACGCTGGTCACCAGCTGGAACGACTTCGTCGAGCAATTCGGAGGACTCGATTCACGTTCGTACTTGGGGTACGCGGTGAGTCACTTCTTTAGCAATGGTGGCCAACTCGCGTACATCGTGCGGCTCGTCTCCACCGTCGCCGCCGACGCGGGGCAGGTAGGGGATCTCCAACTCGAGGTCGGTGAAACAAACGGCGAAAAGCGCTTCATCGAGCTGCGAACCAGGCGTGAGGGTACTTGGTCGAGTGAATACGGTGCAGCGCTCACGGTGACGGACGATCGATTTCAAATCGTCGTGTCACAGAAAGGGGCCAAGAAGGACGAGCTGGTTCCCGTCGAGTCGTTCGTGGGGCTATCGACGAAGCAAGACGACGAGCGCTACGTCCTGAATGTGCTGAACGCTCAATCGAAGCTCCTTCAGATGGATGAACCCGATCCGAAGAAAGACCCGCTGCCCGTGCCGACGAAGCCCGTGGCGTTTACGCCGTTTGCACACGGGCGGGACGCCAAGGTTCTCGACCCCGATCCCAACGGTGCCGACAAGGGAAAGGCCTTCGTCGACGCATTGAACGCCAATCGTACGCAAGGTGGCGGAGGCTTGGTTTTGCTCGACGACGTCGACCTTTTCAACCTGCTGTCCGTTCCTGGTCTTCAGGACACGGCGGCGATTCAGCTGCTCAGCGCTTATTGCCATCAACGGCGTGCCCTGCTCCTCGTCGATGCCAAGAAGGCCGCGACCATCACGACCGTCCCCACCGACGCGGGGGACCTTCACACGAGCGACAGCTCGTACGCGGCACTCTACTTCCCATGGATTACCGCACCCGATCCCGCTGCCGACAATCGCCTGCGGGCCTTCCCGCCGTCGGGCTTCGTCGCAGGGATCTACGCGCGAACGGACGCCGGTCGCGGTGTTTGGAAGGCCCCGGCTGGAACGGAGGCAACGCTGGTCGGTGCATCGCGCGTCACGACGACCATGACCGATGTCGAGAATGGTCTTTTGAATCCCAAGGGCGTCAACTGCATCCGCGACTTTTCGGGTTATGGCACGGTGGTCTGGGGCGCGCGCACGCTGGATGGAAACGACGAAATCGGCTCGGAGTGGAAATACGTTCCCGTCCGCCGGACGGCGCTCTTCATCGAAGAGACGCTGTACCGTGCGCTGAAATGGGTCGTGTTCGAGCCGAATGACGAACCGCTGTGGGCGCAGATACGGCTCAACGTGGGCGCGTTCATGAACGATCTGTTCCGTCAGGGCGCTTTCCAAGGCACGACGCCCAAGGACGCGTACTTCGTCAAATGCGACAAAGAGACGACGACCCAGAGTGATATCAACAAGGGAATCGTCAACGTGGTCGTCGGGTTTGCACCGCTGAAACCCGCCGAATTCGTCATCGTGCGAATCCAGCAAATCGCCGGTCCGATCGCGACGGCGTAG
- a CDS encoding alpha/beta hydrolase has product MTAITISGTTVSYTKVGKGPGLVLVHGTSLDGTSNFAHIVPRFSDARTVVALDYAGAGASTIPEGDLTLDLLVDQVAGAIRHASDGPVDLLGDSLGAVVAAATAARHPALVRRLVLVAGWAYSGDPRHQLMFGTWARLEGLDSELGNRFGMAMALRPEFLTALGHENIARALMQKTPPNTLRRIELGLRVDIRDEAKKIVAPTLIIQGTDDYLVPEYQSRALRESIDGSRYASVESGHGIFFEKADDVVALARTFLFDSIPASNQ; this is encoded by the coding sequence ATGACGGCAATTACGATTTCGGGCACCACGGTCAGTTATACGAAAGTAGGAAAAGGCCCTGGCCTCGTTCTCGTTCACGGGACGAGCCTCGATGGAACATCGAACTTCGCCCACATCGTTCCGCGCTTCTCGGACGCGCGCACGGTCGTGGCTCTGGATTACGCGGGCGCCGGTGCATCGACGATCCCGGAAGGCGATTTGACGCTGGATTTGCTGGTCGATCAGGTCGCGGGTGCCATTCGCCATGCGTCGGACGGCCCCGTGGATCTGCTCGGAGATTCCTTGGGTGCCGTCGTGGCCGCCGCCACGGCCGCGCGCCACCCGGCGCTCGTTCGTCGTCTGGTTTTGGTCGCTGGGTGGGCGTACAGCGGAGACCCTCGCCATCAATTGATGTTCGGTACATGGGCGCGCCTCGAGGGGCTCGACTCCGAATTGGGCAATCGATTTGGCATGGCCATGGCTCTTCGGCCCGAGTTCCTCACGGCCCTTGGGCACGAGAACATCGCGCGCGCATTGATGCAGAAAACGCCGCCCAACACGCTGCGCCGGATTGAGCTTGGCTTGCGCGTCGATATTCGCGACGAAGCGAAGAAGATCGTTGCACCGACGTTGATCATCCAGGGGACGGACGACTACCTGGTACCGGAATACCAGAGCCGTGCACTGCGAGAGTCCATCGACGGAAGCCGCTACGCATCCGTCGAGAGTGGGCACGGCATCTTCTTCGAGAAAGCCGATGACGTCGTGGCGTTGGCCCGAACGTTCCTATTCGATTCTATTCCCGCATCGAATCAGTGA